A stretch of the Nosocomiicoccus ampullae genome encodes the following:
- a CDS encoding TlyA family RNA methyltransferase, translating into MTKIRADEYLFKHYSLGTIEDVRRLIMAGKVLNNNEPIYKASDMIKTEKASIRFKNVKEYVSRGGIKLKAAIQEFSIDLKNKVVLDIGSSTGGFTDCSLKHGANHVYAVDVGTNQLDYKLRVDDRVTVMEQTNFKGTLISDFKQLPDIITIDVSFTSVVPIINHITELFSHEYTVIALIKPQFESYLEEKEDTLIIQNVETKKNVIRRVVEACKDLNLSTIDVIHSPITGTKGNEEFLLYIKNDSIGQSVTNEQIKYLF; encoded by the coding sequence ATGACTAAAATTCGAGCAGATGAATACTTATTTAAGCATTATAGCCTAGGAACAATTGAAGACGTTAGGCGTCTTATCATGGCTGGTAAGGTGTTAAATAATAATGAACCGATTTATAAAGCATCGGATATGATTAAAACAGAAAAAGCATCAATACGTTTTAAAAATGTAAAAGAATACGTTTCTCGTGGCGGTATTAAATTAAAAGCAGCAATCCAGGAATTTTCAATCGATCTAAAAAATAAGGTGGTACTAGATATTGGAAGTTCCACGGGTGGCTTTACAGATTGTTCATTAAAGCACGGTGCGAATCATGTTTATGCTGTTGATGTTGGTACTAATCAACTCGACTATAAACTTAGAGTCGATGATAGAGTAACAGTAATGGAACAAACAAACTTCAAAGGTACACTAATCAGTGATTTTAAACAGTTACCAGATATCATAACAATAGACGTTAGCTTTACTTCAGTTGTTCCTATTATTAATCATATTACTGAGTTATTTAGCCATGAATACACGGTCATTGCGTTAATAAAACCTCAATTTGAAAGTTACCTTGAAGAAAAAGAAGACACGCTCATTATTCAAAATGTTGAAACAAAGAAAAATGTCATTAGACGTGTAGTAGAGGCTTGTAAAGATTTAAATTTATCAACAATTGATGTCATTCATTCACCAATTACAGGCACGAAAGGTAACGAAGAATTTTTACTATATATTAAAAACGACTCAATCGGTCAATCAGTTACGAATGAACAAATCAAGTACTTATTTTAA
- the ahrC gene encoding transcriptional regulator AhrC/ArgR: MSNKVVRQIKIREIITNHDIETQEELVEKLLENNYEVTQATVSRDIKELQLFKVPKADGTYIYSMPEDRRYQTLEKLGRYLMDSFVKLDYHDNLIVLKTLPGNAQSIGAILDQLEWEEVIGTICGDDTCLLICRGNDARDVVKDKIFNLI, translated from the coding sequence ATGTCAAATAAAGTAGTTAGGCAAATTAAAATTAGAGAAATTATTACTAACCACGATATTGAAACTCAAGAAGAACTTGTAGAAAAGTTATTAGAGAATAATTATGAAGTCACTCAAGCAACAGTATCTAGAGACATTAAAGAACTTCAACTTTTTAAAGTACCTAAAGCAGATGGAACTTATATTTACAGCATGCCAGAGGATAGAAGATATCAAACACTTGAAAAGCTTGGTAGATATCTAATGGATAGTTTTGTCAAACTCGATTACCACGATAATTTAATTGTTTTAAAAACATTGCCAGGTAACGCTCAGTCAATTGGTGCTATTTTAGATCAATTAGAATGGGAAGAAGTCATCGGTACAATTTGTGGAGATGATACATGTTTACTTATTTGTAGAGGTAATGATGCGAGAGACGTTGTTAAAGATAAAATATTTAATCTTATTTAA
- the recN gene encoding DNA repair protein RecN, with protein MANILLRLNINNFAVLENVELDFYNNLTIISGESGAGKSMLIDALAYLAGKRASMEDIRYDTSGLVLEGVFDFPETERLNILLEEYNIPVDEIFIVKREIMHNKKSIVKINNQMVTLGQLQAIMREVFTIHTQNRNDDLLESEQQIDYLDKYIELYDEDDFHTYQELFYKYEKIQKRIEELEYKDRNRLEQLELLEHQYNEIQLMNFNSPTEEDDLEKELEYLTNFESVNEVFHKIKTILEGDVSLQSLLYEVVHQLETMNQFDEKYKLYYNQLEESYHLLNELNSEVTHDLSNLEYDEERLNEIQERLNNINHLKRKYNQTFKGLIELKEALETDINDLKNFSESYEELISEKERVFKSLNTYAKKLHHIRDDRKDFLENAIIKELEDLDMQDAEFKIINKEGQFNKLGFSNVEFYITTNKGEPLKPLNKVASGGEISRINLALRTIFSMFENQALVILDEIDSGVSGKVATKMAEKMKLLSKTRQVFAISHLPQAAAVADHHLHVHKTTVNDRTVSTAEYLDNETHVKEIARMLSGSTINEAAIKNAEELIKTSKQ; from the coding sequence ATGGCTAATATTTTACTCCGATTAAACATTAATAACTTTGCAGTTTTAGAAAATGTAGAGCTAGATTTTTATAATAACTTGACGATTATATCTGGTGAGTCCGGAGCAGGAAAATCGATGCTAATTGATGCACTTGCTTATTTAGCAGGAAAACGCGCCTCTATGGAAGATATACGTTATGATACGAGCGGCTTAGTGTTAGAGGGTGTGTTTGACTTTCCTGAGACTGAAAGGCTAAATATTCTATTAGAAGAATATAACATTCCCGTTGATGAGATATTTATCGTTAAAAGAGAAATCATGCATAATAAAAAAAGCATTGTAAAAATTAATAATCAAATGGTGACACTTGGACAACTTCAAGCAATTATGCGTGAAGTATTTACAATTCATACTCAAAATAGAAATGATGATTTACTTGAATCCGAGCAGCAAATTGATTATCTCGATAAGTATATAGAGTTATATGATGAAGATGATTTTCATACGTATCAAGAACTTTTCTATAAGTATGAAAAAATTCAAAAGAGAATTGAAGAACTTGAATATAAAGATCGAAATCGTCTTGAGCAACTTGAATTACTCGAACACCAATATAATGAAATACAACTTATGAATTTTAACTCACCAACTGAAGAAGACGACTTAGAAAAAGAACTCGAATATTTAACAAATTTCGAATCCGTAAACGAAGTATTTCATAAAATAAAAACAATACTTGAAGGTGATGTTAGTTTACAGTCACTCTTATATGAAGTTGTCCATCAACTTGAAACAATGAATCAATTTGATGAGAAGTACAAGCTCTATTATAATCAGTTAGAAGAAAGTTATCATTTACTAAATGAGCTAAATAGCGAAGTGACACATGATTTAAGTAATTTAGAATACGATGAAGAACGTCTTAATGAAATTCAAGAAAGATTGAATAATATTAATCATTTAAAACGAAAATATAACCAAACCTTTAAAGGTCTAATTGAATTAAAAGAGGCACTTGAAACTGATATAAATGATTTAAAAAATTTCAGTGAGTCATATGAAGAACTCATTTCTGAAAAAGAAAGGGTATTTAAATCATTAAATACGTACGCTAAGAAGTTACATCATATTCGTGATGATCGAAAAGACTTTTTAGAAAATGCGATTATTAAAGAATTAGAAGACTTAGACATGCAAGATGCTGAATTTAAAATTATTAATAAGGAAGGTCAGTTTAATAAATTAGGGTTTTCTAACGTCGAATTTTACATTACGACGAACAAAGGTGAACCGTTAAAACCTTTAAATAAGGTTGCTTCAGGAGGGGAAATTTCACGAATAAACTTAGCGTTAAGAACAATATTTTCAATGTTTGAAAATCAAGCGCTTGTTATTTTAGATGAAATTGACTCAGGGGTAAGTGGCAAAGTCGCAACAAAAATGGCAGAAAAAATGAAGTTATTATCAAAAACACGTCAAGTATTTGCGATTTCGCATTTACCTCAAGCTGCAGCTGTAGCTGATCATCATTTACATGTTCATAAAACAACGGTTAACGACCGCACGGTGTCTACAGCTGAATATTTAGATAATGAGACACATGTTAAAGAAATTGCAAGAATGTTAAGTGGATCGACAATTAATGAAGCAGCAATCAAAAACGCGGAAGAATTAATAAAGACGAGTAAACAATAA